The proteins below come from a single Zonotrichia leucophrys gambelii isolate GWCS_2022_RI chromosome 3, RI_Zleu_2.0, whole genome shotgun sequence genomic window:
- the CDC5L gene encoding cell division cycle 5-like protein, which produces MPRIMIKGGVWRNTEDEILKAAVMKYGKNQWSRIASLLHRKSAKQCKARWYEWLDPSIKKTEWSREEEEKLLHLAKLMPTQWRTIAPIIGRTAAQCLEHYEFLLDKAAQRDNEEETADDPRKLKPGEIDPNPETKPARPDPIDMDEDELEMLSEARARLANTQGKKAKRKAREKQLEEARRLAALQKRRELRAAGIEIQKKRKKKRGVDYNAEIPFEKKPAPGFYDTSEENYQSLDADFRRLRQQDLDGELRSEREGRERKKDKQHMKRKKESDLPSAILQTSGVSEFTKKRSKLVLPAPQISDTELEEVVKVGQASEIARQTAEESGITNSASSTLLSEYNVTNNSIALRTPKTPAAQDRILQEAQNLMALTNVDTPLKGGLNTPLHESDFSGVTPQKQVVQTPNTVLSTPFRTPSQGSESLTPRGGLTPKPALGTTPGRTPLRDKLNINPEEGMADYSDPSYAKQMERESREHLRMGLMALPAPKNDFEIVLPENAEKELEEHEVDETFVEDAADIEARKQALREAERAKELKRMHKAVQKNLPRPSEVNETILRPLNVEPPLTDLQKSEELIKKEMITMLHFDLLHHPFGEQFTGKKGKGPGFGSNNAEHMAYLEQNPYEKFSKEDLKKAQDLLAQEMEVVKQGMGHGELSSEAYNQVWEECYSQVLYLPGQSRYTRANLASKKDRIESLEKRLEINRGHMTTEAKRAAKMEKKLKILLGGYQSRAMGLIKQLNDLWDQIEQAHLELRTFEELKKHEDAAIPRRLECLKEDVQRQQEREKELQQRFADFMLDKETFQAKY; this is translated from the exons ATGCCGCGGATTATGATTAAAGGCGGCGTGTGGCGGAACACCGAG GATGAAATTCTGAAAGCAGCTGTTATGAAATATGGCAAAAACCAGTGGTCTCGAATTGCCTCATTATTGCACAGGAAATCAGCAAAGCAGTGCAAAGCCAGATG GTACGAATGGCTGGACCCCAGCATCAAAAAGACAGAGTGGTctcgggaggaggaggagaagctgctgcaccTGGCCAAGCTGATGCCAACCCAGTGGAGAACCATTGCCCCCATCATTGGCAGAACTGCTGCACAGTGCTTGGAACACTATGAATTTCTGCT GGACAAAGCTGCTCAGAGAGACAATGAGGAAGAAACTGCTGATGATCCTCGGAAACTGAAACCTGGAGAAATCGATCCAAATCCAGAAACCAAACCTGCCAGGCCAGATCCCATTGACATGGATGAAG ATGAGCTTGAAATGCTGTCTGAGGCTCGAGCACGTCTGGCAAATACACAGGGAAAGAAGGCCAAGAGGAAAGCcagggagaagcagctggaaGAAGCTCG ACGTCTTGCTGCTCTCCAGAAAAGACGAGAACTTCGCGCTGCTGGAATTGAGatccagaagaaaagaaaaaagaagagaggtgTGGATTACAATGCAGAAATTCCATTTGAAAAGAAGCCTGCCCCTGGTTTTTATGATacatcagaagaaaattatcagTCCCTGGATGCAGATTTCAGGAGACTGCGTCAGCAAGACCTGGATGGAGAATTAAGATC tgagagggagggaagagagcGCAAAAAGGACAAGCAGCACATGAAACGGAAAAAAGAGTCAGATTTGCCTTCAGCTATTCTGCAGACCAGTGGAGTGTCAGAATTTACCAAGAAAAGGAGTAAACTGgtgcttccagctcctcag aTATCTGATACAGAACTTGAAGAAGTTGTAAAAGTTGGCCAAGCAAGTGAGATTGCACGGCAAACTGCTGAGGAATCTGGAATCACAAACTCAGCTTCCAGCACTCTTCTGTCTGAATATAATGTAACCAACAACAGCATAGCTCTGAGGACTCCCAAaactccagcagcccaggacaggATCCTGCAG GAGGCCCAGAATCTGATGGCTCTCACAAATGTGGATACTCCCCTGAAAGGAGGTCTTAATACTCCCTTGCATGAAAGTGACTTTTCAGGGGTAACACCACAGAAACAGGTTGTTCAGACTCCAAATACTGTGCTTTCCACACCTTTCAG AACACCCTCTCAGGGGTCAGAGAGTTTAACTCCTCGGGGAGGGCTGACTCCCAAACCTGCCCTTGGCACAACTCCTGGGAGAACTCCCCTGCGGGATAAACTGAACATCAACCCAGAGGAGGGAATGGCAGATTACAGTGACCCATCCTATGCAAAACAAATG GAGAGGGAGTCTCGGGAGCACCTGCGCATGGGGCTCATGgccctccctgctccaaagAATGACTTTGAGATTGTTCTgcctgaaaatgcagaaaaggaaCTTGAAGAACATGAAGTAGATGAAACCTTTGTAGAAGATGCTGCTGATATAGAAGCCCGCAAACAG GCTCTCCGAGAAGCAGAGCGTGCCAAGGAGCTGAAGAGGATGCACAAAGCTGTGCAGAAGAATCTACCACGGCCCTCAGAA GTTAATGAAACAATACTGAGACCCTTAAATGTGGAACCACCTCTAACAGACTTGCAGAAAAGTGAAGAACTCATAAAGAAAGAGATGATTACCATGCTTCATTTTGATCTTTTACACCATCCATTTGGAGAACAGTTTACTGGTAAGAAAGGCAAAGGCCCAGGATTTGGAAGCAACAATGCAGAGCACATGGCTTACCTGGAACAAAATCCCTATGAGAAGTTCTCCAAAGAGGATCTCAAGAAG GCACAGGATCTACTGGCACAAGAGATGGAGGTGGTAAAGCAAGGAATGGGGCATGGAGAGCTGTCAAGTGAAGCTTATAACCAGGTGTGGGAAGAATGTTACAGCCAAGTGTTGTACCTGCCTGGACAGAGCCGCTACACAAGGGCTAACCTGGCCAGCAAAAAGGACAGGATAGAGTCACTTGAAAAGAGACTCGAG ATCAACAGAGGCCACATGACCACTGAAGCCAAGAGGGCTGCCAAGATggagaagaagctgaagatcCTCCTTGGTGGTTACCAGTCTCGAGCAATGGGGCTCATCAAGCAGCTGAACGATCTGTGGGACCAGATCGAGCAGGCCCACCTGGAGCTGCGCACCTTCGAGGAGCTGAAGAAGCACGAGGATGCTGCCATCCCTCGGAGACTGGAG TGTCTGAAGGAAGATGTGCAGCgacagcaggagagagaaaaggagctCCAGCAGAGATTTGCTGACTTCATGTTGGATAAAGAGACTTTTCAAGCAAAGTATTAA